The region TCAGCGTCACTCGATGCTGATCGATGGTAAAGAAAGAAATCCGCAAATAGATGAAGCTTATTTATTGCTCGGAAAAGCCCGGTATTTCGATCAACGTTTTATCCCGGCGCTAGAAGCTTTCAATTATATTTTAAGGCGTTATCCTGCCAGCAATAATATTATTCACGCCCGGGTTTGGCGCGAAAAAACCCATATGCGCCTGGATAATAACCGTCTTGCCGTAAATAATCTCAAAAAAGTACTGGATTTAGAGCATCTTGAAGAACAGGATATTGCTGATGCCAGTGCAACTATGGCCCAGGCCTATATTAATTTACGGCATTTAGACAGCGCGGTAGTTCCGTTAAAGAATGCAGCAGAATTCACCGGAAATAACGAAGAAAAAGGACGTTATTTTTATATCCTAGGTCAGCTAAATAATGAATTGGGGCAGGTAGCGGAGGCTAATGCTGCTTTTGATAAAGTGATAGATCTAAACAGAAAATCTCCCAGGATTTATATGATTAATGCCTATGTTCAAAAAGCACGGAATTTTGAAATGGGACAGGGGAATAATTACGAATTGCGGGAAATGCTTAGGGAGTTGGAAGAAGATCGTGAAAACAGGCCATTTTTAGACAAGATCTATTTTCAAATTGGGGAATATTACAATCGTTTAGATTCTATAGACCCGGCAGTAGATTATTATAAGAAATCCCTGGAGGAACCCGCCAGCGATGTTTATTTGCGTTCTATCAATTATGAAATCCTTGCAAATATAAATTTCGATCAAAGCAATTATGTGTTAGCAAGCAAATATTTTGATAGTACCCTGGCAGAAATGGATCCGCAATTAAGGGAATTCCGGACTATAAAAAAGAAAAGGGATAACCTGGAAGACGTTATAAAATACGAAGACGTAGCATATAAAAACGATAGCATCCTGCAGATAAGTCAGATGATGCCGGCTGAACAATTGGATTATTTTAAAAATTACACTACAGATTTACGCACGAAATTAGAAGCCGATAATAACGCAGTGGCTATGCCTGTAAATTTACCGGCTATAGCATCCAGGCAGCCACCAGCTTCGGCCCGTACTTTTTATTTTTACAGTGAAGCGAGGGTTCAACAGGGAAGACAGGAATTTTTAAATCAGTGGGGAGATCGCCCGCTAGCCGATAACTGGCGATGGGCAGAGGTTAGTTTTGAAACCGAAGATTCTTCGGGAAACGAAGAAGCTGGGCTTTCACAACAGCTTTTAGATAACGATCCAAGGCTTGATCCTTATACTTATATCGATCAAATACCTACAGATCTGGCTGTTTTAGATACCATAACCCGCGATAGGGATTTTGCATATTATCAGTTGGGAATAATTTATAAAGAGAATTTCAGGGAATATAAAATGGCGCAGGATAGATTGGAAGCTGTTTTAGAGATGTCTTTAGATGAGCGCCTTATTTTGCCTTCTATGTATAATCTATATCAGATTTATAAGATCACAAATCAAAGTTTTAGGGCTGAAGAAATGAAGCAGGAAATTTTGGAGAGTTACCCAGATTCCCGTTACGCAGCTTATATTTTAAATCCTGAAAGTATACGGGAAGATCAAAATTCTCCAGAAGCGATTTACGCTGAACTTTATCGTGATTTTGAAGCGCAAAATTTCAACCAGGTTATTGCGGAAACTAGTAGATATAGTTCTGAATTTGCCGGGGATGCGATTGTGCCAAAATTAGAACTTTTAAAAGCCCAGGCCAGCGGAAGACTTTTAGGTTTAGAAGCTTATAAAAGTGCCTTAAACCACGTGGCTTTGACCTATCCACAAACCGAGGAAGGTAAAAAAGCTCAGCAAATTTTAAATAAAACAATTCCGCAGTTAAGCGGGCTGGAATTTAATACTGATAGCCTTCAGCAAAATTATAAGTTGCTTTATCGCTTTGAAGTTTCAGAGCAGGAAGCAGCTTTAGCTCTAAAAGAAAAGATAGAAACAGCGATTTCAGATATAAATTACAATCATCTTTCAGTTTCTATAGATGTTTATGATCCTGAAGAGGTTTTTGTAATGGTGCACGGTCTTGAAAATCTTAATCGTGCAGGAGGCTTTGCTGAATTACTTCAAATAAATGAAGATTATTTAGTTGAAAAAGAACCTATAGAAATTTCAACAGAAAATTATAGAATTGTACAAATTCAGAAGAATTTAGAAGAATACCCGCAACCGATTAATTAGGATTTTTTCAGTTTAAAGTATGAAAAACGACAACTTAAATAAATACCTGGGTTTTGTAAATATTGCTTTCCAGATGGGAATCATTATTGCCGGCGGTGTTTTATTAGGGATTTGGTTAGATGGGAAATTCCCCAATAAATATTCGGCATTTACAATTTCCTTATCACTTTTAGGGGTTTTTATAGCCCTGTATCAGGTTTATAGAAGTGTAATTAAAATGAGCGAAGAAGACGAAAAAAATGAAAAATGATCTACTGGCTTTCCTAAAGCGATTGCTTCCTTTTACTTTATTGCTATGGCTTGTTCAATTTTTACTGCAGCGCTACGTGTTGGAGGTAGAATTTTATTATAGCAGTTTCAGTATTTACCTTTTCCATTTCCTGGCTACATTTCTTATTTATTTGAGCCTGGTTTTTGTTTATAAGAATTTTACCGATAAAACCGGATTTGCGTTTATGGGATTAAGTTTATTTAAAATGGTAGCGGCGGTAATTTTTTTGCTTCCTTTAGTTTTAAGTGAGGTTAATGCTGTCTTTGTAAATATTCTAGCCTTTTTTATTCCTTACTTTTTGTATTTAGTCTTTGAGACCTTGTACGCAGTGAAACTAATAAACAAAGCTTAAATTGCTGTTTATCAGTTATAATAATAAAAATAACGCTTTTGCTAAAATTTTAGTTGGGGTGCTTTCAAATAAAAATTAAAAGTATACCTTTGCACCCGAATTTAGAGCCCATAATTTTAAGCAGAACAGGTACTATGATAGCACATAAATCTTTAAAGATTATAGTGACGTTTACACTAGCCTTAGCCTTACTTCCTTTTAACGCTTTTGCCAAGGACGGTCCTCAGGCAGAAGAATCTAAAGAATTTAATCCTACCGATATGATTATGCACCATATTGGTGATTCTCACGGGTGGCATTTTTTTGGTGAAGGAGATAGTTCATTTACATTACCATTGCCGGTAATTCTTTTTACTGATAATGGAATGGTTACATTTATGTCTAGTGAATTTCATCACGATACCGAAGGGCAATACGTTGTAGAAAAAGACGGGATGCGTTTTGTGAATTATCACGAAGATATTTACAAATTAGATGCAGGTGCCGAGAGCGTAGCGTTTGATGAAGAGCATAATGCTATAAACGCCAGTAAACCCTGGGATTTCTCCATAACCAA is a window of Salegentibacter salegens DNA encoding:
- the porW gene encoding type IX secretion system periplasmic lipoprotein PorW/SprE, translated to MNIITKLTLLLLLFGSIAGCSRKKNTFVNRNWHAVTTEYNTLYNGNLGLEQGKEELNQNYADNYWDILPIERMQIDENIVLPDSIRNQNFGYAEEKAVKAIQRHSMLIDGKERNPQIDEAYLLLGKARYFDQRFIPALEAFNYILRRYPASNNIIHARVWREKTHMRLDNNRLAVNNLKKVLDLEHLEEQDIADASATMAQAYINLRHLDSAVVPLKNAAEFTGNNEEKGRYFYILGQLNNELGQVAEANAAFDKVIDLNRKSPRIYMINAYVQKARNFEMGQGNNYELREMLRELEEDRENRPFLDKIYFQIGEYYNRLDSIDPAVDYYKKSLEEPASDVYLRSINYEILANINFDQSNYVLASKYFDSTLAEMDPQLREFRTIKKKRDNLEDVIKYEDVAYKNDSILQISQMMPAEQLDYFKNYTTDLRTKLEADNNAVAMPVNLPAIASRQPPASARTFYFYSEARVQQGRQEFLNQWGDRPLADNWRWAEVSFETEDSSGNEEAGLSQQLLDNDPRLDPYTYIDQIPTDLAVLDTITRDRDFAYYQLGIIYKENFREYKMAQDRLEAVLEMSLDERLILPSMYNLYQIYKITNQSFRAEEMKQEILESYPDSRYAAYILNPESIREDQNSPEAIYAELYRDFEAQNFNQVIAETSRYSSEFAGDAIVPKLELLKAQASGRLLGLEAYKSALNHVALTYPQTEEGKKAQQILNKTIPQLSGLEFNTDSLQQNYKLLYRFEVSEQEAALALKEKIETAISDINYNHLSVSIDVYDPEEVFVMVHGLENLNRAGGFAELLQINEDYLVEKEPIEISTENYRIVQIQKNLEEYPQPIN
- a CDS encoding AtpZ/AtpI family protein, with product MKNDNLNKYLGFVNIAFQMGIIIAGGVLLGIWLDGKFPNKYSAFTISLSLLGVFIALYQVYRSVIKMSEEDEKNEK